TGTAATCAATGGTAAGTTTCACCCGTCCTTCCAATTGTTCATCCAAACTCAGGTCTAAGCTGTTGAGCAAAATGCGCGGTTCGTGATAGAGGATGGAGGTACGTAGTTGTTCCTTGATACTACTAGCAATAGTGGGACTCAGGGGTTCAAAGACAAAATCTTGGAGATTGCAACCATAGGTCGGCTGCATTACCCGTTCCCCTAAATATGTAGATAGGAGAATTATCAGGCTTTCACAAATATCCTCCTCTGCACTCACCAACCCCACACTTGCCGAGGCTTTATTAAAGGTAGGTGGAAATCCCCAACCTGTTCCTAAAAAGGCTTTATCGTTGTTTTCCATCTCAAGTGCTTCGCGCTAATTCATGAAAATTTAATTACAAATTACGTTAGCGTTAGCTCTCCCGCAGGGAGCATTACGAATTACGAATTACGAATTACGAATTATTATTCACCCCCCAATCAACACGTTGAATGCTCCTAAGACAATCGAACCTCCGTGAGCAGTAGTATCCCCAATCCTAGCTGCGGGTTTGCCACCAATTAGCACCGTTGTGGAACCCAAAATGATCGTATCCGGTGGTCCCGTACAGGTGCAGGTATCACCGACTACAGCTGCTGGCAACCCAGCAATTAAGACAGTGGGGACTCCGGGAGCAATAATTGGTCCACCCACATGGGGAACAACTCCTGTCACCATAGGACAAACATGCATATCAGTCAGACGAGCTGCTGGTTTTCCCATTTTCTTATCTTTCCTTTGTATATTTAGTGACTTTTATTAATTAATTTGTACTAAGGAACCTTTTAAAATGGCGATCGCGCTTGTGGATACTTCAGCCCCTGCATTTCCTTGGGCTTTAAATTGAGCGTTAGCTTTAACATTCACATTTAAGCCCTCAACACTGGTATCCTGTGCAGCTTTGAGGGTGAGTTTACCAGTAGCTTCCAGGGTAATATCTTTCGGACTTTTAATCGTGATACCCTTATCATTCATGGTCATGGTATTACCATTTTGGTCTTTCAAAGTAATGCCCTTATCCTCATCAGAGATGATAATTTTGTTACCTCCCGGTGTTTCCAAAGTCATAATTCTCTTATCGTCATCAAAAGTAACTTTCATTTGCGATCGCGTAAAAAAGCCCTTGTGATGGTTTTCATCTTCGGCTTGCAGGGGTGCTGGTTTGGCGCTACTATTCAACATTCCCAAAACAATCGGGTCGCGGGGATCGTCGTTGAGAAAACCCACAACAACCTCATCACCAATTTCCGGACGAAAGAAGGAACCACGATTATTCCCCGCATCTAAGGTAGCAATCCGTGACCAAATTCCCTCACTTTGAAAGTTAATGGTCGGGGTTTTGACTAAAATGCGGTCTTGTCTGTTGGGGTCTTCCTTTAACTGCACCACCACCCCAATTTGTAAGCCGTTGACACCGGGAACTAGTCCGGATGCTGGTCGTTCGACAATATCTGTTACCTGGTAAAACCACTGAGGTTCCATCCCCAATTGCATATATGTATACCAAGCTCCACCCACCATCTCATGACGCACACCCGAAACATAGGCTAACCCGTTGAAGCGTTTACCTAGTCCGTTCAGTTCCACCAAGGTATCAGGTTTAGCATCAGGGCTGCCAATCGTCTTTACCTTACCCTGAATCTTGGATAATCGACTTTTCAACAGTTGAGCATCAGCCCAAGCTTTGAGTTCATTCTGTTCTAACTTACCACTGTGACGCAGTTCCCAAGTATCGAGAGCGATCGCACTAGCTAATGTCTTTCCCGATAAATCACCTTGCTTGTTAACTTGCGGTTCCGATGCGGTCACTTCCTGTAACCTCTGGTTGCTATAATCCCAAGCTTGCGCCTTAACTGCTTGATATTGGTTTCTCGCGTCCATTTCCGCAGCAAATTCCAGTAGGTTTACCCCATAGGTGAGGCTGACTATCGGATTACCACTAGTACTTGGAGCTTTAACCTTGAGTTTCCCATTCTCCGCCAGGACAATCAATCCATTCATTTCCGCCCGTGAGAGAATAAAGTCCCAATCGCTCGCGTAGTATTGGACAATTTCCGGATGTTCACCTGTGGTAGCTTCGATATCCTGACTAATGCCAGCGTAACTGCTAATAATTTGGGCGATCGCATCACTATCTTTAACTTTTGTAAAATACCGACTGTGACGACCAATGGCTAATTTAGCAGCAACATCTTTGCAATCAAGCACCAAAATAGAGTCCCCATTTGCACCGACTTTAATTGCGTGCTTAACAATTAGCCCCTTAAATATCTTGCTATTCGCACTATCGTAACCAATGGCAATTTCCACCTGCTTCCCCGGAATCAAGTCTGCACCCTCACTCGCGGCAAAGGTTTCCTCAGCAGCAGCACCATCCCGCAGGACGATTGTTGCTGTGGGGATACGGTTAACTGCTCGATGTACTGTCAAAGACAACACAGTATAATCATTCGTGATGTCTTTACCGTCAGAGAGTAACGTGAAGGTGGCGACATTGTAGAGTGAATTCGCCGGAATAATTAGATCGGTCATAGCTCTGTTTTATCCAGGGGTGGGAATCTTAAATCGGTATTAGTCTTTAAACGGCGGAAATTAATCAAACCGTTAACTTTGGCAATTTGCAGGTAATAGGATGGATCGTCATAGATGCGATAGGTCATTAAAGGTAAAGTGTCACTAGCAGTCACCTTGCGTTGGTGGGTGAGATCGGGAGATTGTTTGTTTTCCTCCAGCAGTCTTAGTGTTTGCTCGGTATAACTAGTAAAAGTGGCACTTAGCTTGGCTCGCAGAGGCTTACCATCGGACGCAAATAGGGTGTAATTGACCTGGAGATTGGTCAGGAGACAGTTAAAACCATTCTTACCAGCGTAACCAAAGGAAAAATCTCCCCACAACAACCGGATAAAATTTGGCTTGTGTGTCTGGGGATTCATGGTGTAAGTCAACCGGAAAAACTCCTGGAGTTGTTTGACCACATCCTGGTGAAATTTTCCCGGATTTTGGCGATCGGGAACTACCCCCGTTCCATCAAAAATAAAATCTATTTTTAGTTCCTGTGGTCGAGTATATTTATATTCCGGATTATTATGTTGAGAACCCTGAGCTTGGCTACGGTTATATTCAATTTGAAATTGTTGGGAAAACTGCTCCGGATTGATAGGTAAATCAAAATACCCAATCTTACTTTGGTAGCGATCGTCCTTATAAATCTCCAACTTAACCTTAGTCAGTTCACCTGTTTTGACAGAATTGACCATAGGTTAGCGCTCCGATTGTTCCTTGAGGATAGCTAATACCTGCTCAACACAGGCAGCAATAATATCCGCTTGATTATTGACATTAGTACCGTTTTCTGATTCCTCTTGATTGGTATTTTGCCCCTGCCCTAAATCATGAACGGATGCTTTGATGACTAATTCTCTAATTTCCAATGGCATAATAATCTAATTTTCCTAAAAAAGTCTTGTAGTGGCGTGGCAAGCTTAAAATGATGCAATAAAATTTGTTTGTAGTTGCGCTTTAGCGCTTCTTTTACTAGAAATCTAATGCACAACTTTAGCCTTGACACGCCAGTAGGGTGCGTTAGTAACGCTCCATTCTTACTTCTGTGGCTCAAAATAGCTATAATTCAGTTCCAATGATTCAATGGCGATCGCGTTTTGTTCGGCATTAAATTCTGAAACAGACCACTTTTTGGGCCAAGCATTGATGACTTTCCAAACAACAAGCGGTTCGACATTTGCAGGAGTATTTTGAGGTGCTGAACCTTGCACATGTAACAACCTGACCAGCAAATCCATCGGGCGAATATCAAATTTGACAATGGCATCCATACACCAATTCACCATCTGGGAATTTTTTACTAAGCCTCGCTTCAGCACCAACGGGCTATATTTACTACGCACTGGTAAAGTATGCTCAAACCGGTTTTCCCCTCCCTCCTTGAGCGATTCCGTTTGCATATCTCCACTCAAACCCGTAATACTTTGAAAGCGAGTTTCGACGTTCTGCTTATCCAGACCTTCACCCAGAAATATAACGTCAAAAAAGAAACTGACTGGGGGATAAGTATATTCCATAGCTTTAGGTGTATCACATTAGTTATGAGAGGTTAGTAGTAGGGATTTATCGCTCTTAGGGACTAGAGCAACAACTACAAACCTGGAAAACCACTAGCCATTTTGAATTGTCAGCCCTTCGTGAACAATCTCAATGGTTTCAATTGCTACCTCATTCCCATCACTTTTCAGGTCGGTAGAAGTTGCTTTCGTGGGCCAAGCTCGGTTTACCTTCCAAACCACCACCGGCTCATGTTTCTCATTCAAGAGACTAATAGTTAAATCCCGCCGCTCAATCGTATTTAAAGCTACTGTATTCCACCAAGTATAAAACTCATTATCTCCCTTCATTGTCCCCCTTTTCATCGTAATCGCTCCAAACTTCTGCATCCCAGGCATCTGTAGCTTGCTATACTGAGGCATATTTCCTTCTCGGTATTCAATCGGCTGGGTTTCCACATTTAGCCCAGAAACTTCGGTAAATCCGATACGTTTACCACCCCACTCAACTTGGAAATGAAACTTAGGTAATGGATAGTTAATGTCTGTCATGGTTAGTTAGTTAATTGGTACATGGATATCTGCTTTCTTTTCTGAATTGCGAATTACGTAGACGCGGAGCGTCTTCCCGTAGGGTATTGCGAATTACGTTAGCGTTAGCTCTCCTGAAAGGAGCATTACGAATTACGAATTGCGAATTACGAATTACGAATTACGAATTACGAATTGGTATTAGCTTTCCTGCATCTTGTGGGAGAACTTGAGGATAATGAACTCAGCCGGACGTACCACAGCCATACCAATTTCAACAATCAAACGACCTTCGAGAATATCAAGAGCAGTCATGGTTTCATTCAGCCCTACCTTGACATAGAAAGCTTGCTCCGGTTTGGCTCCAGCTAATGCACCCGCACGCCATTGCAGAGTCAGGAAATTCTCGATCATCGCCTTGACTTTCACCCAGGTATTAGCATCATTGGGTTCAAACACAAACCCTTCGGTGGCTTTCTTAATCGATTCTTCCGCCATATTGAAAAATCGCCGTACTGGAACATACCGCCATTCATTGGAATTTCCATCTAGGGTACGGGAACCCCAAATTAATGTACCTTTGCCAGTAAAAGCACGAATCGCGTTAATCGACTTACCTGTACTGTGAACGTTGAGGTCTTCCTGTTCGGCGCTGGTAATTTTGATAGTAGGTTTGATTACCGAACTTAATGCTACATTTGCAGGAGCTTTAAACACACCTCTGGTGCGATCGACAAAGGCATATTGACCAGCAACTAATGGACTAGGTGGCAAAATCAAGGGAATTGCCTCGATCGCCGCTTTGACTAGATTGAATAAAATTGCATTTCCTGCTGCTTTATCATCCTGCTGAGGAGCTAAGTCAGACATTTTTTTGTCGTTGAAACTCCCATTTTGCTTACTCCCATCCGACAGAGTTTGTGAATGAACTAGTTTTACGCTAGCTGGTTCGTACTCATAATTAAAAATAGTTTCCACATTAGGTGTATAAACGGCAGAGTACTTCAAAGCATCTAAATTCAAACTCAAATCCCGAAATTCCCCTGCGACATCCAGGATAGTTTGTACTTTTGTTGGCGGTTGCAAATCGAAAATGGCAAAACGGTCTTGCAACTTCAAACATTGTTGGATTGCAGCATCGAAAAGCCCTGCTTTATTTTCGTTACTTAGAGCTTGAGACTCAGGAAAGACAAATAGGGTAACTTCGTCTATTTTTTCAACCTTGGCAATTCCAGCTTGGAGATTCTCTAAAGAAACTATACCGCCACTATCCTTGATTTTGCCTACGGAGGCTACATAGCAAGGACCTCCCCCATTGGCAAAGTATGCTTGTAGAGCATAGTACATATTGTGTGGAGAGGGTGTATCGTTCTTGCCAGATACGTTGCGCTCTGTGACTATGTTTTTCTCGTTAAGAGTTTCTTCAATTGTGACAACAATTTCAGCCTCAGATTCAGTTTTGCCAAAGTATAGTTCGTACTCTAGTAATGATGTAATCCTCAATGGTTCGGCTGCTTTTGCTGCATCTGCTGCTGCTTGTGCTGCTTTTGCTGCTTTGGCGGTATCTGCTGCTACTTTGGCTTTGGCTTTGTCATCTGATGCTGCATCTGCTGCTTTTTTCGCCTCGTCTGCTGCTTTTTTCGCCTCGTCTGCTGCTTTGACTGCATCATCTGTAAGTTGATGGTAATCAACACCTTTGACGATCGCCTGTTGAGTATAACCAATAAAAGCAGGAATAGCGGTGGCTACTTCGGCAACGGAAGGGGGAAACTTAGAAATTTCCTCGATATAAACGCCTGGGGTTTTGTAGGTACTTGGCATATTTGTGTACTTAATAATTGGTGATTACTTACAAATAGATATCGGAAAAAATGGCGATCGCCTTTGGCGCTGCGCTCCGCGTAATCGCGTCAGTCATTCCCTTCGGGAGTATCGCCTCTTTTTCTGTTTCGGGATCGATCTGTCTTTCCGGTTTAATTAGCATGACTCCCGGTGCTGGTAACAATTGGTCTTTACCGTCCTTAAGTAAACCCTTGGGTCGTCGCAGTAAACCCTGGGGTCTTTTGGTAAAGTAAGTTTTGTCATCTTGTAATTCAAAATCAGGTAACTTGTCTTGGCTGAAACCATGGGGCTTTTCGTAGCGATAACGCCAATGGGTAGCCCGGTTTTTAAACCGAATCACATAGGTTTTCGGTTGAATTAGGGTTTTTCCCCCCTGAGATTGCAACGGTGAAAATGCTGGTGGGACTAGGTTTTGGTTGAGAACGATTTCCACCAAAGCAAATGCATTACTGCTGGTCATCGGGTCATAGAGGATAAATTTGTCAACAGGGGTATTATTTAGGCGTAGTTGATAGCAACCGGGAACTTGACCGGAAAAATTCAGGTTAACGGCGATCGCCTCACCAGGGGTATGATTATCTGGGGCTGTCACCTTCAGGGCAAAGGTTTGCTGTTCGCTTGCGTCTGTTAAGGTGAAGCGGAAAATCTCACCGGGGTCGGCTCTGGGAATGACATGGGTTTTAAATAATACCTGGTGTGGTAGTCTATCTAGGTCAGAAACATACTGGCTGCTAGGAAAAGTATCCCAATCACTAGTATCAGGTACATCACTCACAGAAGTATAGTTGCGTAATGCTTCTAGGGTCTTGCCATCATGAGTCACCAATTGCCCCAGTGGATAGCTGGTGTTGGGAGCGTAAACGGGTAAGGGTTGGGTGAGGAATAGGGCGTGACTTTGATTATTTGATAAATTCGAGAAATAGTAAATTTGCTGACGAGGTGCAGTCAGAGAAAGATTTGTGTAATTACTAAAATAGCGATCGCGCACTATGAGCCAAAATGTCAGTCGTTGCGGACTATCTACAG
The Calothrix sp. 336/3 DNA segment above includes these coding regions:
- a CDS encoding phage tail sheath C-terminal domain-containing protein is translated as MPSTYKTPGVYIEEISKFPPSVAEVATAIPAFIGYTQQAIVKGVDYHQLTDDAVKAADEAKKAADEAKKAADAASDDKAKAKVAADTAKAAKAAQAAADAAKAAEPLRITSLLEYELYFGKTESEAEIVVTIEETLNEKNIVTERNVSGKNDTPSPHNMYYALQAYFANGGGPCYVASVGKIKDSGGIVSLENLQAGIAKVEKIDEVTLFVFPESQALSNENKAGLFDAAIQQCLKLQDRFAIFDLQPPTKVQTILDVAGEFRDLSLNLDALKYSAVYTPNVETIFNYEYEPASVKLVHSQTLSDGSKQNGSFNDKKMSDLAPQQDDKAAGNAILFNLVKAAIEAIPLILPPSPLVAGQYAFVDRTRGVFKAPANVALSSVIKPTIKITSAEQEDLNVHSTGKSINAIRAFTGKGTLIWGSRTLDGNSNEWRYVPVRRFFNMAEESIKKATEGFVFEPNDANTWVKVKAMIENFLTLQWRAGALAGAKPEQAFYVKVGLNETMTALDILEGRLIVEIGMAVVRPAEFIILKFSHKMQES
- a CDS encoding DUF5908 family protein, whose protein sequence is MPLEIRELVIKASVHDLGQGQNTNQEESENGTNVNNQADIIAACVEQVLAILKEQSER
- a CDS encoding LysM peptidoglycan-binding domain-containing protein; this encodes MVNSVKTGELTKVKLEIYKDDRYQSKIGYFDLPINPEQFSQQFQIEYNRSQAQGSQHNNPEYKYTRPQELKIDFIFDGTGVVPDRQNPGKFHQDVVKQLQEFFRLTYTMNPQTHKPNFIRLLWGDFSFGYAGKNGFNCLLTNLQVNYTLFASDGKPLRAKLSATFTSYTEQTLRLLEENKQSPDLTHQRKVTASDTLPLMTYRIYDDPSYYLQIAKVNGLINFRRLKTNTDLRFPPLDKTEL
- a CDS encoding PAAR domain-containing protein, with amino-acid sequence MGKPAARLTDMHVCPMVTGVVPHVGGPIIAPGVPTVLIAGLPAAVVGDTCTCTGPPDTIILGSTTVLIGGKPAARIGDTTAHGGSIVLGAFNVLIGG
- the vgrG gene encoding type VI secretion system tip protein VgrG, whose product is MTDLIIPANSLYNVATFTLLSDGKDITNDYTVLSLTVHRAVNRIPTATIVLRDGAAAEETFAASEGADLIPGKQVEIAIGYDSANSKIFKGLIVKHAIKVGANGDSILVLDCKDVAAKLAIGRHSRYFTKVKDSDAIAQIISSYAGISQDIEATTGEHPEIVQYYASDWDFILSRAEMNGLIVLAENGKLKVKAPSTSGNPIVSLTYGVNLLEFAAEMDARNQYQAVKAQAWDYSNQRLQEVTASEPQVNKQGDLSGKTLASAIALDTWELRHSGKLEQNELKAWADAQLLKSRLSKIQGKVKTIGSPDAKPDTLVELNGLGKRFNGLAYVSGVRHEMVGGAWYTYMQLGMEPQWFYQVTDIVERPASGLVPGVNGLQIGVVVQLKEDPNRQDRILVKTPTINFQSEGIWSRIATLDAGNNRGSFFRPEIGDEVVVGFLNDDPRDPIVLGMLNSSAKPAPLQAEDENHHKGFFTRSQMKVTFDDDKRIMTLETPGGNKIIISDEDKGITLKDQNGNTMTMNDKGITIKSPKDITLEATGKLTLKAAQDTSVEGLNVNVKANAQFKAQGNAGAEVSTSAIAILKGSLVQIN
- a CDS encoding GPW/gp25 family protein, producing MENNDKAFLGTGWGFPPTFNKASASVGLVSAEEDICESLIILLSTYLGERVMQPTYGCNLQDFVFEPLSPTIASSIKEQLRTSILYHEPRILLNSLDLSLDEQLEGRVKLTIDYTIPNINSRFNLVYPFYIEESSGNLLPAVTKGEIPVNLQLGSIANV
- a CDS encoding phage tail protein encodes the protein MTDINYPLPKFHFQVEWGGKRIGFTEVSGLNVETQPIEYREGNMPQYSKLQMPGMQKFGAITMKRGTMKGDNEFYTWWNTVALNTIERRDLTISLLNEKHEPVVVWKVNRAWPTKATSTDLKSDGNEVAIETIEIVHEGLTIQNG
- a CDS encoding phage tail protein, with amino-acid sequence MEYTYPPVSFFFDVIFLGEGLDKQNVETRFQSITGLSGDMQTESLKEGGENRFEHTLPVRSKYSPLVLKRGLVKNSQMVNWCMDAIVKFDIRPMDLLVRLLHVQGSAPQNTPANVEPLVVWKVINAWPKKWSVSEFNAEQNAIAIESLELNYSYFEPQK